From Ictidomys tridecemlineatus isolate mIctTri1 chromosome 2, mIctTri1.hap1, whole genome shotgun sequence, the proteins below share one genomic window:
- the Wdr83 gene encoding WD repeat domain-containing protein 83, whose amino-acid sequence MAFPEPKPRGPELPQKRLKTLDCEQGAVRAVRFNVDGNYCLTCGSDKTLKLWNPLRGTLLRTYSGHGYEVLDAAGSFDNSNLCSGGGDKAVVLWDVASGQVVRKFRGHAGKVNTVQFNEEATLILSGSIDSSVRCWDCRSRRPEPVQTLDEARDGISSVKVSDHEVLAGSVDGRVRRYDLRMGQLFSDYVGSPITCACFSRDGQCLLVSSLDSTLRLLDKDTGELLGEYTGHQNKQYKLDCCLSERDTHVVSCSEDGKVFFWDLVEGSLALALPVGPGVVQSLAFHPTEPCLLTAMAGRIQCWREEAYEVEGGAG is encoded by the exons ATGGCTTTCCCTGAGCCAAAGCCTCGGGGCCCGGAGCTGCCGCAGAAACGGTTGAAGACGCTGGACTGCGAGCAAGGGGCAGTACGAGCCGTGAGATTTAACG TGGACGGTAATTACTGCCTGACGTGCGGCAGCGACAAGACCCTGAAGCTCTGGAACCCACTGCGGGGGACGCTACTCCGTACCTATAGCGGCCACGGCTACGAGGTGCTGGACGCGGCCGG TTCCTTTGACAATAGCAATCTCTGTTCCGGCGGCGGGGACAAAGCAGTGGTGCTATGGGATGTGGCATCCGGGCAGGTCGTGCGCAAATTCCGGGGCCACGCGGGG AAGGTGAACACAGTGCAGTTTAATGAAGAAGCTACACTCATACTGTCTG GCTCTATCGATTCCAGTGTGCGATGCTGGGACTGTCGTTCACGGAGGCCTGAGCCAGTGCAGACACTGGATGAGGCGAGGGATGGCATATCTAGTGTGAAGGTGTCAGATCATGAGGTCCTTGCAGG ATCTGTGGATGGCCGCGTGAGGCGTTACGACCTGAGGATGGGGCAGCTCTTCTCGGACTACGTGGGCA GCCCCATCACCTGTGCCTGCTTCAGCCGGGATGGGCAGTGCTTGCTGGTGTCCAGCCTGGACTCCACCCTGCGGCTTCTGGACAAAGACACCGGCGAGCTGCTGGGCGA GTACACAGGCCATCAGAACAAGCAGTACAAGCTGGACTGCTGCCTGAGTGAGCGTGACACTCATGTGGTCAGCTGCTCCGAGGATGGGAAGGTGTTCTTCTGGGACCTGGTGGAG GGTTCCCTGGCACTGGCCCTACCTGTGGGTCCCGGTGTTGTGCAGTCACTGGCCTTCCATCCCACAGAGCCCTGCCTGCTGACTGCCATGGCGGGAAGAATCCAGTGCTGGCGAGAAGAGGCCTATGAGGTGGAAGGTGGAGCAGGCTAG
- the Wdr83os gene encoding PAT complex subunit Asterix, which translates to MSTNNMSDPRRPNKVLRYKPPPSECNPALDDPTPDYMNLLGMIFSMCGLMLKLKWCAWVAVYCSFISFANSRSSEDTKQMMSSFMLSISAVVMSYLQNPQPMTPPW; encoded by the exons ATGTCCACGAACAATATGTCGGACCCACGGAGGCCAAACAAAGTGCTGAG GTACAAGCCCCCGCCGAGCGAGTGTAATCCAGCCTTGGACGACCCGACGCCGGACTACATGAACCTGCTGGGCATGATCTTCAGCATGTGCGGCCTCATGCTTAAG CTGAAGTGGTGTGCTTGGGTCGCTGTCTACTGTTCCTTCATCAGCTTTGCCAACTCCCGGAGCTCTGAGGACACTAAGCAGATGATGAGTAGCTTCAT GCTGTCCATCTCTGCCGTGGTGATGTCGTATCTGCAGAATCCTCAGCCCATGACACCCCCCTGGTGA
- the Man2b1 gene encoding lysosomal alpha-mannosidase isoform X1, with amino-acid sequence MGRRAQASWVCAGGCQDAAEPWMNSRALRAPLLPVFLFLLLLAAPGARAAGYETCPRVKPNKLNVHLVAHTHDDVGWLKTVDQYFYGIHNEIQHAGVQYILDSVISALQEDPNRRFIYVEIAFFSRWWHQQTNATQEIVRNLVRQGRLEFVNGGWVMNDEATTYYGAIVDQMTLGLRFLKDTFGNDGRPHVAWHIDPFGHSREQASLFAQMGFDGFFLGRIDYEDKQIRVERREMEQMWRGSTSLKPPTADLFTGVLPNNYNPPEKLCWDMLCTDSPVVEDPRSPEYNAKSLVDYFLKLATSQGQQYRTNHTIMTMGSDFQYENANLWFKNLDKLIRLVNAQQANGSGIHVLYSTPACYLWELHKANLTWSVKKDDFFPYADGPHMFWTGFYTSRPALKRFERLSYKFLQVCNQLEALAGPAASQGPYGSGNCAPLNEAMAVLQHHDAVTGTARQLVAEDYARQLSEGWGPSEVLLSNALARLSGSKKTFTFCRDLNISICPLSQKSASFQVILYNPLGRKVDHMVRLPVSKSSFHVKDPSGQTVPNSVVVVPSAEPQEHYPELVFSASVPALGFSIYSVTKISHRKPSIPLPNSISRKFRSRFRVLAIENEYIRATFNPDTGFLTEIRNKDKNLLLPVNQSFFWYGASSGDLESWQTSGAYIFRPEGRKPYPVSHYAQIRLVKTPLVQELHQNFSAWCSQVVRLYQGQRHLELEWTVGPIPVGEGWGKEVISRFDTPLKTNGLFYTDSNGREILQRKRDYRPTWELDLWEPVAGNYYPVNTRIYIKDRNMQLTVLTDRSQGGSSLGNGSLELMVHRRLVKDDGRGLQEPLKENGSGLVARGRHLVLLDRVGEAAAGHRLLAEKEVLAPQVVLAPDGGALYHPQATPRMQFSGLRRELPPSVHLLTLARWGLNKLLLRFEHQFTVWEDSGRNLSAPVTLDLRDLFSSFTITHVQETTLAANQPRASASRLQWTVKDGPTPHPAPFTLDPSSITLQPMEIRTFVALVQWKGGWTL; translated from the exons ATGGGTCGCCGCGCGCAGGCTTCGTGGGTCTGCGCTGGCGGCTGCCAGGACGCCGCCGAGCCCTGGATGAACTCCCGCGCCCTGCGTGCGCCGCTCCTGcctgtctttctctttttgctgCTGCTGGCGGCTCCGGGCGCTCGAGCCGCCGGATACGAG ACATGCCCGAGAGTGAAGCCAAACAAGCTCAATGTACACTTGGTGGCCCACACACATGACGACGTGGGCTGGCTCAAGACCGTGGACCAGTATTTCTATGGCA TCCACAATGAAATCCAGCACGCGGGTGTGCAGTACATCCTAGACTCGGTGATCTCCGCTCTCCAGGAGGATCCCAACCGTCGCTTCATCTATGTGGAAATTGCTTTCTTCTCTCGTTGGTGGCACCAACAGACAAATGCAACACAGGAAATCGTGAGGAATCTGGTGCGTCAGG GGCGCCTGGAGTTTGTCAACGGTGGCTGGGTGATGAACGATGAGGCCACCACATACTACGGGGCCATCGTGGACCAGATGACACTTGGGCTGCGCTTTCTAAAAGATACTTTCGGCAATGACGGGCGTCCCCATGTGGCCTGGCACATCGACCCCTTTGGCCACTCTCGGGAACAGGCCTCCTTGTTCGCCCAG ATGGGCTTCGATGGCTTCTTCTTGGGGCGCATTGATTATGAAGATAAACAGATCCGGGTTGAAAGACGGGAGATGGAGCAGATGTGGAGGGGCAGCACCAGCCTGAAGCCTCCCACCGCTGACCTCTTCACTG GTGTACTCCCCAACAATTACAACCCACCGGAAAAACTATGCTGGGATATGTTGTGTACCGACAGTCCTGTGGTAGAGGATCCCCGCAGCCCTGAATACAATGCCAAGAGCCTGGTCGATTACTTCCTGAAGCTGGCCACTAGCCAG GGCCAGCAGTACCGCACCAACCACACCATTATGACCATGGGCTCAGACTTCCAGTATGAGAACGCCAACCTGTGGTTCAAGAACCTTGACAAGCTCATCCGGCTGGTCAATGCTCAG CAGGCAAACGGGAGCGGGATCCATGTTCTCTACTCCACCCCGGCTTGTTACCTCTGGGAGCTGCACAAGGCCAACCTCACCTG GTCGGTGAAAAAGGACGACTTCTTCCCTTACGCTGACGGCCCGCACATGTTCTGGACTGGCTTTTATACCAGCAGGCCGGCCCTCAAACGCTTCGAGCGCCTCAGTTACAAATTCCTGCAG GTGTGCAACCAGCTGGAGGCGCTGGCGGGTCCTGCGGCCAGCCAAGGACCCTATGGCTCAGGAAACTGTGCGCCTCTGA ATGAGGCGATGGCGGTGCTCCAGCACCACGACGCAGTCACCGGCACCGCTAGGCAACTCGTGGCGGAGGATTATGCGCGGCAGCTGTCCGAAGGCTGGGGTCCCAGCGAG GTTCTCCTGAGCAACGCGTTGGCGCGGCTCAGCGGCTCCAAGAAGACCTTCACGTTCTGCCGCGACCTCAACATCAGCATCTGCCCGCTCAGCCAGAAGTCAGCGAGT TTCCAGGTCATCCTTTATAACCCCCTGGGGCGGAAGGTGGATCATATGGTGCGGCTGCCAGTCAGCAAGAGCAGTTTCCACGTGAAGGATCCCAGTGGCCAGACTGTGCCCAATAGT GTGGTGGTGGTTCCCAGTGCTGAGCCTCAGGAGCACTACCCAGAGCTAGTTTTCTCTGCATCAGTGCCTGCCTTGGGCTTCAGCATCTACTCAGTAACCAAGATTTCTCACCGGAAGCCCTCGATCCCTCTTCCAAATTCTATTTCCCGGAAGTTCAGGTCCCGGTTCCGTGTCTTAGCAATTGAAAATGAG TACATTCGGGCCACATTCAACCCTGACACAGGGTTCTTGACAGAGATCAGGAACAAGGACAAGAATCTCCTGTTACCTGTGAACCAATCCTTCTTCTG GTATGGTGCCAGTTCAGGTGATCTGGAAAGCTGGCAGACCTCTGGGGCCTACATCTTCAGACCTGAAGGACGGAAACCATATCCTGTGAGCCACTATGCTCAGATCCGCCTGGTGAAG ACACCTTTGGTGCAGGAGCTACACCAGAATTTTTCAGCCTGGTGTTCCCAGGTGGTTCGCCTGTACCAGGGACAGCGTCACCTGGAGCTGGAGTGGACAGTGGGGCCGATACCTGTGGG TGAAGGCTGGGGAAAGGAGGTCATCAGTCGCTTTGACACACCGCTGAAGACAAATGGGCTCTTCTACACAGACAGCAATGGCCGGGAGATACTGCAGAGAAA GCGGGATTATCGGCCCACCTGGGAACTGGACCTGTGGGAGCCTGTGGCCGGAAACTACTATCCTGTCAACACTCGGATTTACATCAAG GATAGGAATATGCAGCTGACAGTGCTCACTGACCGCTCCCAGGGGGGCAGCAGCTTGGGAAATGGCTCGCTGGAGCTCATG GTGCACCGAAGGCTGGTGAAAGATGACGGTCGTGGGTTACAGGAGCCACTGAAAGAGAACGGGTCTGGACTGGTGGCACGAGGGCGCCACCTCGTGCTGCTGGACAGGGTGGGTGAGGCGGCCGCTGGGCACCGGCTGCTGGCGGAGAAAGAGGTCCTAGCTCCGCAGGTGGTGTTAGCCCCAGATGGCGGAGCCCTCTACCACCCCCAGGCCACCCCACGCATGCAG TTCTCAGGACTGCGCCGAGAGCTGCCGCCCTCAGTGCACCTGCTCACGCTGGCCCGCTGGGGCCTCAACAAGCTGCTGCTGCGCTTTGAACATCAGTTCACAGTGTGGGAGGATTCAGGCCGCAACCTGAGCGCCCCTGTCACCTTGGACTTGCGG
- the Man2b1 gene encoding lysosomal alpha-mannosidase isoform X2, translating to MGRRAQASWVCAGGCQDAAEPWMNSRALRAPLLPVFLFLLLLAAPGARAAGYETCPRVKPNKLNVHLVAHTHDDVGWLKTVDQYFYGIHNEIQHAGVQYILDSVISALQEDPNRRFIYVEIAFFSRWWHQQTNATQEIVRNLVRQGRLEFVNGGWVMNDEATTYYGAIVDQMTLGLRFLKDTFGNDGRPHVAWHIDPFGHSREQASLFAQMGFDGFFLGRIDYEDKQIRVERREMEQMWRGSTSLKPPTADLFTGVLPNNYNPPEKLCWDMLCTDSPVVEDPRSPEYNAKSLVDYFLKLATSQGQQYRTNHTIMTMGSDFQYENANLWFKNLDKLIRLVNAQQANGSGIHVLYSTPACYLWELHKANLTWSVKKDDFFPYADGPHMFWTGFYTSRPALKRFERLSYKFLQVCNQLEALAGPAASQGPYGSGNCAPLNEAMAVLQHHDAVTGTARQLVAEDYARQLSEGWGPSEVLLSNALARLSGSKKTFTFCRDLNISICPLSQKSASFQVILYNPLGRKVDHMVRLPVSKSSFHVKDPSGQTVPNSVVVVPSAEPQEHYPELVFSASVPALGFSIYSVTKISHRKPSIPLPNSISRKFRSRFRVLAIENEYIRATFNPDTGFLTEIRNKDKNLLLPVNQSFFWYGASSGDLESWQTSGAYIFRPEGRKPYPTPLVQELHQNFSAWCSQVVRLYQGQRHLELEWTVGPIPVGEGWGKEVISRFDTPLKTNGLFYTDSNGREILQRKRDYRPTWELDLWEPVAGNYYPVNTRIYIKDRNMQLTVLTDRSQGGSSLGNGSLELMVHRRLVKDDGRGLQEPLKENGSGLVARGRHLVLLDRVGEAAAGHRLLAEKEVLAPQVVLAPDGGALYHPQATPRMQFSGLRRELPPSVHLLTLARWGLNKLLLRFEHQFTVWEDSGRNLSAPVTLDLRDLFSSFTITHVQETTLAANQPRASASRLQWTVKDGPTPHPAPFTLDPSSITLQPMEIRTFVALVQWKGGWTL from the exons ATGGGTCGCCGCGCGCAGGCTTCGTGGGTCTGCGCTGGCGGCTGCCAGGACGCCGCCGAGCCCTGGATGAACTCCCGCGCCCTGCGTGCGCCGCTCCTGcctgtctttctctttttgctgCTGCTGGCGGCTCCGGGCGCTCGAGCCGCCGGATACGAG ACATGCCCGAGAGTGAAGCCAAACAAGCTCAATGTACACTTGGTGGCCCACACACATGACGACGTGGGCTGGCTCAAGACCGTGGACCAGTATTTCTATGGCA TCCACAATGAAATCCAGCACGCGGGTGTGCAGTACATCCTAGACTCGGTGATCTCCGCTCTCCAGGAGGATCCCAACCGTCGCTTCATCTATGTGGAAATTGCTTTCTTCTCTCGTTGGTGGCACCAACAGACAAATGCAACACAGGAAATCGTGAGGAATCTGGTGCGTCAGG GGCGCCTGGAGTTTGTCAACGGTGGCTGGGTGATGAACGATGAGGCCACCACATACTACGGGGCCATCGTGGACCAGATGACACTTGGGCTGCGCTTTCTAAAAGATACTTTCGGCAATGACGGGCGTCCCCATGTGGCCTGGCACATCGACCCCTTTGGCCACTCTCGGGAACAGGCCTCCTTGTTCGCCCAG ATGGGCTTCGATGGCTTCTTCTTGGGGCGCATTGATTATGAAGATAAACAGATCCGGGTTGAAAGACGGGAGATGGAGCAGATGTGGAGGGGCAGCACCAGCCTGAAGCCTCCCACCGCTGACCTCTTCACTG GTGTACTCCCCAACAATTACAACCCACCGGAAAAACTATGCTGGGATATGTTGTGTACCGACAGTCCTGTGGTAGAGGATCCCCGCAGCCCTGAATACAATGCCAAGAGCCTGGTCGATTACTTCCTGAAGCTGGCCACTAGCCAG GGCCAGCAGTACCGCACCAACCACACCATTATGACCATGGGCTCAGACTTCCAGTATGAGAACGCCAACCTGTGGTTCAAGAACCTTGACAAGCTCATCCGGCTGGTCAATGCTCAG CAGGCAAACGGGAGCGGGATCCATGTTCTCTACTCCACCCCGGCTTGTTACCTCTGGGAGCTGCACAAGGCCAACCTCACCTG GTCGGTGAAAAAGGACGACTTCTTCCCTTACGCTGACGGCCCGCACATGTTCTGGACTGGCTTTTATACCAGCAGGCCGGCCCTCAAACGCTTCGAGCGCCTCAGTTACAAATTCCTGCAG GTGTGCAACCAGCTGGAGGCGCTGGCGGGTCCTGCGGCCAGCCAAGGACCCTATGGCTCAGGAAACTGTGCGCCTCTGA ATGAGGCGATGGCGGTGCTCCAGCACCACGACGCAGTCACCGGCACCGCTAGGCAACTCGTGGCGGAGGATTATGCGCGGCAGCTGTCCGAAGGCTGGGGTCCCAGCGAG GTTCTCCTGAGCAACGCGTTGGCGCGGCTCAGCGGCTCCAAGAAGACCTTCACGTTCTGCCGCGACCTCAACATCAGCATCTGCCCGCTCAGCCAGAAGTCAGCGAGT TTCCAGGTCATCCTTTATAACCCCCTGGGGCGGAAGGTGGATCATATGGTGCGGCTGCCAGTCAGCAAGAGCAGTTTCCACGTGAAGGATCCCAGTGGCCAGACTGTGCCCAATAGT GTGGTGGTGGTTCCCAGTGCTGAGCCTCAGGAGCACTACCCAGAGCTAGTTTTCTCTGCATCAGTGCCTGCCTTGGGCTTCAGCATCTACTCAGTAACCAAGATTTCTCACCGGAAGCCCTCGATCCCTCTTCCAAATTCTATTTCCCGGAAGTTCAGGTCCCGGTTCCGTGTCTTAGCAATTGAAAATGAG TACATTCGGGCCACATTCAACCCTGACACAGGGTTCTTGACAGAGATCAGGAACAAGGACAAGAATCTCCTGTTACCTGTGAACCAATCCTTCTTCTG GTATGGTGCCAGTTCAGGTGATCTGGAAAGCTGGCAGACCTCTGGGGCCTACATCTTCAGACCTGAAGGACGGAAACCATATCCT ACACCTTTGGTGCAGGAGCTACACCAGAATTTTTCAGCCTGGTGTTCCCAGGTGGTTCGCCTGTACCAGGGACAGCGTCACCTGGAGCTGGAGTGGACAGTGGGGCCGATACCTGTGGG TGAAGGCTGGGGAAAGGAGGTCATCAGTCGCTTTGACACACCGCTGAAGACAAATGGGCTCTTCTACACAGACAGCAATGGCCGGGAGATACTGCAGAGAAA GCGGGATTATCGGCCCACCTGGGAACTGGACCTGTGGGAGCCTGTGGCCGGAAACTACTATCCTGTCAACACTCGGATTTACATCAAG GATAGGAATATGCAGCTGACAGTGCTCACTGACCGCTCCCAGGGGGGCAGCAGCTTGGGAAATGGCTCGCTGGAGCTCATG GTGCACCGAAGGCTGGTGAAAGATGACGGTCGTGGGTTACAGGAGCCACTGAAAGAGAACGGGTCTGGACTGGTGGCACGAGGGCGCCACCTCGTGCTGCTGGACAGGGTGGGTGAGGCGGCCGCTGGGCACCGGCTGCTGGCGGAGAAAGAGGTCCTAGCTCCGCAGGTGGTGTTAGCCCCAGATGGCGGAGCCCTCTACCACCCCCAGGCCACCCCACGCATGCAG TTCTCAGGACTGCGCCGAGAGCTGCCGCCCTCAGTGCACCTGCTCACGCTGGCCCGCTGGGGCCTCAACAAGCTGCTGCTGCGCTTTGAACATCAGTTCACAGTGTGGGAGGATTCAGGCCGCAACCTGAGCGCCCCTGTCACCTTGGACTTGCGG